A window from Coffea arabica cultivar ET-39 unplaced genomic scaffold, Coffea Arabica ET-39 HiFi ptg000066l, whole genome shotgun sequence encodes these proteins:
- the LOC113722906 gene encoding mavicyanin, which produces MGYERKFVLVMVILSLVEKQASATKHDVGGSQGWDESTDFSSWASGQTFKVGDQLVFKYTPGLHSVVELGSESAYKSCDISTALDSKNGGNDVVKLDKAGTRYFACGTAGHCGQGMKVKITTVAAATGTASPNTPSSTSSSTASTSPPSSALLQHLLPFILASSLLGFHLLLCL; this is translated from the exons ATGGGATACGAGCGCAAATTCGTGTTGGTGATGGTAATTCTCAGCCTGGTTGAAAAACAAGCCTCAGCCACGAAACATGATGTTGGGGGAAGCCAAGGGTGGGATGAATCCACGGACTTCAGCTCCTGGGCATCGGGTCAGACATTTAAGGTCGGGGATCAACTAG TATTCAAGTACACTCCGGGGCTGCACAGCGTGGTGGAGCTTGGCAGCGAAAGTGCGTATAAGAGCTGTGACATAAGCACGGCATTGGACTCCAAGAATGGGGGTAATGACGTGGTTAAGCTAGACAAAGCTGGTACCCGCTACTTCGCTTGTGGAACAGCAGGGCATTGCGGCCAGGGGATGAAGGTCAAGATTACCACCGTCGCTGCTGCGACTGGAACTGCATCCCCTAATACACCGTCATCCACGTCGTCCTCCACCGCTTCAACTTCTCCGCCTTCCTCTGCCCTACTTCAACATCTCCTACCCTTCATTTTGGCTTCTTCTTTGTTAGGATTCCATCTGCTTTTGTGCTTGTAA